In the Anastrepha obliqua isolate idAnaObli1 chromosome 1, idAnaObli1_1.0, whole genome shotgun sequence genome, one interval contains:
- the LOC129242202 gene encoding tubulin polyglutamylase TTLL5 isoform X2: MFRPSLLEQKSTENSLSNQAETSDIHSNMEHAKDLCDNEYMSTSKILPQSAQISGNTKTKNPSPNQLENKTKNYNKGLPSIKENVKKNIAIQKHFTQNALQKEQSKTNKHLDSSIFVVDEFEVGDSKLSLMDSKSNVRHANTLEGVDELNDFSDDDDQKDVVHSPNMPALKMKIKYKFIQTETKLLRKIFIGHGLSEAKDDENFSILWTGIHVKPDILRNLAPYQRVNHFPRSYELTRKDRLYKNIEKMQHLRGIKHFDIVPQSFILPIEYKELVSAHNKNRGPWIVKPAASSRGRGIFIVNTPDQIPQDEQVLVCKYVLDPLCIDGHKCDLRVYVLVTSFDPLIIYIYEEGLVRLATVKYDRGAENLWNPCMHLCNYSINKYHSDYIKPRDAEVEDVGHKWTLSALLRHLKSQGCNTHQLMANIEDLIIKSIFSCAQTIISACRMFVPSGNNCFELYGFDILIDEGLKPWLLEVNLSPSMGVDSPLDSKVKACLITDLLTCVGIPAYTIDMRAQYDNRWTRFRNRNSARRLLLADSNVSGSGNGVRRLAPTQQSLTMEEQRIVRNARLQNARRGGFVRIFPTDDSMQRYGNFLDISTGIPISTPVVQGQMSYSMILPHNYNQVLFNFLYGPANGKKEGNSPIERMYQYERALPVGTIVLFSGTGLKSKCIEEGKRLRKQILRLIDNGSELTQLQARQTFSLYLEAILHRLSQEPRDFHEKIILKFLNRVGGPVKTPVFFRNPQNFRVNSKARSAMVAKLLGDFLEQYNRDTEAYVDAFDHFGMIPSSLFSDFLSQAQEGDFEAVLSLHTNVTGNMPYLYNRLGLSVPQTPPIPSGLHGFLKALPAMVLTGSVARDFNKCDGYYKSNEKNLPALKSEKLPEVSTNKKFPGR; the protein is encoded by the exons ATGTTCCGTCCAAGTCTTTTGGAGCAGAAGTCTACAGAAAATTCATTGTCAAATCAAGCAGAAACTTCAGATATCCATTCGAATATGGAACACGCTAAAGATCTATGCGATAACGAATACATGTCCACATCTAAAATATTACCGCAGTCTGCTCAAATATCGGggaacacaaaaaccaaaaatccaTCACCAAatcaattagaaaataaaacaaaaaattataacaaaggCCTACCTTCcataaaagaaaatgttaaaaaaaatatagcgaTACAGAAACATTTTACACAAAATGCACTGCAAAAAGAACAGTCCAAAACAAATAAGCATTTAGATAGCTCAATATTTGTTGTTGATGAATTTGAAGTAGGTGATAGCAAGCTGAGTCTAATGGATAGCAAAAGTAATGTGAGACACGCCAATACTCTTGAAGGTGTGGATGAACTAAATGACTTtagtgatgatgatgatcaaaAAGATGTTGTACATTCACCTAATATGCCAGctcttaaaatgaaaataaagtataaatttatacaaactGAAACAAagcttttaagaaaaatttttattggtcATGGTTTGTCGGAGGCAAAAGATGATGAAAATTTCAGCATCCTTTGGACGGGAATACACGTGAAACCGGATATATTAAGAAATCTTGCGCCTTATCAACGCGTCAATCATTTCCCAAG ATCCTACGAATTAACACGCAAAGatcgtttatataaaaatatcgaaaagaTGCAACATCTGCGAGGCATAAAACATTTTGACATCGTGCCGCAATCATTTATTCTGCCAATTGAATACAAGGAGTTAGTATCAGCTCACAATAAAAATCGCGGGCCGTGGATAGTAAAACCAGCTGCCTCTAGTCGAGGGcgcggtatttttattgttaataca CCAGATCAAATACCACAAGATGAGCAAGTGCTGGTTTGCAAGTACGTTTTAGATCCATTATGCATCGATGGTCATAAATGCGATTTACGTGTATATGTACTGGTGACATCATTTGAcccattaattatttatatatatgaggAAGGCTTGGTTCGATTAGCCACTGTAAAATATGATCGCGGTGCTGAAAATCTCTGGAACCCCTGTATGCATCTTTGTAACTATAGTATAAATAAGTACCATTCGGATTATATAAAGCCACGAGATGCTGAGGTAGAGGATGTTGGTCATAAGTGGACACTTTCCGCCCTCCTCCGGCATTTAAAGTCGCAAGGATGTAATACTCATCAACTTATGGCGAACATTGAAGATTTGATTATAAAATCGATATTTTCTTGTGCTCAAACTATTATATCAGCATGCCGGATGTTTGTTCCTAGTGGTAACAATTGTTTTGAACTATACGGATTTGATATCTTAATAGATGAAGGTCTTAAACCCTGGCTTTTAGAAGTTAATTTGTCGCCATCTATGGGTGTTGATAGCCCTTTGGACTCAAAAGTAAAAGCGTGTCTAATTACTGACCTCTTAACATGCGTTGGCATTCCAGCGTATACAATAGATATGCGCGCCCAGTATGACAACAGATGGACACGATTTCGTAACAGAAACTCTGCTCGAAGGCTGTTATTAGCGGACTCCAATGTTAGCGGCAGCGGCAACGGAGTACGACGTTTAGCTCCAACACAACAATCGCTGACAATGGAAGAACAGAGAATTGTGAGAAATGCTCGATTACAAAATGCTCGACGCGGTGGTTTTGTTCGAATTTTTCCTACTGATGATAGCATGCAACGTTATGGAAACTTCCTTGACATTTCTACAGGTATACCAATATCTACTCCTGTAGTACAAGGCCAAATGTCTTACTCAATGATTCTACCACATAATTATAACCAAGTactatttaatttcttatatgGCCCAGCTAATGGCAAAAAAGAAGGTAACTCTCCTATAGAAAGAATGTATCAATACGAACGCGCTCTGCCAGTTGGGACTATAGTTTTATTCAGTGGAACAGGTCTCAAATCAAAATGTATAGAAGAAGGTAAGCGTTTGCGCAAACAGATTCTGAGATTGATTGACAATGGTTCAGAATTAACACAACTTCAAGCGAGACAAACTTTTTCATTATACCTAGAAGCAATTTTACATCGGCTTTCACAGGAGCCAAGAGATttccatgaaaaaataattttaaaatttttaaatagggtAGGTGGGCCTGTTAAAACACCAGTATTTTTTCGTAATCCACAAAATTTTCGCGTTAACAGCAAAGCGCGATCGGCTATGGTAGCGAAACTATTAGGAGATTTTCTTGAGCAATATAACCGCGATACGGAAGCTTATGTGGATGCTTTTGATCATTTTGGTATGATACCCAGTAGTTTATTTAGCGATTTCTTATCTCAAGCCCAAGAGGGAGATTTTGAGGCTGTTCTATCACTCCATACAAATGTGACTGGAAACATGCCGTATTTATATAATAGACTCGGGTTATCTGTACCTCAAACACCTCCTATTCCATCAGGATTACAtggttttttaaaagctttgcCAGCTATGGTGCTTACTGGCTCAGTTGCAAGAGATTTTAACAAGTGTGATGGATATTACAAGAGCAACGAAAAGAATTTGCCTGCccttaaaagtgaaaaattgcCTGAAGTATCAACTAACAAAAAATTTCCTGGTAGGTAG
- the LOC129242202 gene encoding tubulin polyglutamylase TTLL5 isoform X1, with product MPTKDDCDASMFKRLGDNEIYVDSKWITSGSIGSRDAVLMFRPSLLEQKSTENSLSNQAETSDIHSNMEHAKDLCDNEYMSTSKILPQSAQISGNTKTKNPSPNQLENKTKNYNKGLPSIKENVKKNIAIQKHFTQNALQKEQSKTNKHLDSSIFVVDEFEVGDSKLSLMDSKSNVRHANTLEGVDELNDFSDDDDQKDVVHSPNMPALKMKIKYKFIQTETKLLRKIFIGHGLSEAKDDENFSILWTGIHVKPDILRNLAPYQRVNHFPRSYELTRKDRLYKNIEKMQHLRGIKHFDIVPQSFILPIEYKELVSAHNKNRGPWIVKPAASSRGRGIFIVNTPDQIPQDEQVLVCKYVLDPLCIDGHKCDLRVYVLVTSFDPLIIYIYEEGLVRLATVKYDRGAENLWNPCMHLCNYSINKYHSDYIKPRDAEVEDVGHKWTLSALLRHLKSQGCNTHQLMANIEDLIIKSIFSCAQTIISACRMFVPSGNNCFELYGFDILIDEGLKPWLLEVNLSPSMGVDSPLDSKVKACLITDLLTCVGIPAYTIDMRAQYDNRWTRFRNRNSARRLLLADSNVSGSGNGVRRLAPTQQSLTMEEQRIVRNARLQNARRGGFVRIFPTDDSMQRYGNFLDISTGIPISTPVVQGQMSYSMILPHNYNQVLFNFLYGPANGKKEGNSPIERMYQYERALPVGTIVLFSGTGLKSKCIEEGKRLRKQILRLIDNGSELTQLQARQTFSLYLEAILHRLSQEPRDFHEKIILKFLNRVGGPVKTPVFFRNPQNFRVNSKARSAMVAKLLGDFLEQYNRDTEAYVDAFDHFGMIPSSLFSDFLSQAQEGDFEAVLSLHTNVTGNMPYLYNRLGLSVPQTPPIPSGLHGFLKALPAMVLTGSVARDFNKCDGYYKSNEKNLPALKSEKLPEVSTNKKFPGR from the exons GCTTGGAGATAATGAGATATATGTGGATAGTAAATGGATTACTAGTGGGAGTATTGGATCTCGAGATGCCGTGCTTATGTTCCGTCCAAGTCTTTTGGAGCAGAAGTCTACAGAAAATTCATTGTCAAATCAAGCAGAAACTTCAGATATCCATTCGAATATGGAACACGCTAAAGATCTATGCGATAACGAATACATGTCCACATCTAAAATATTACCGCAGTCTGCTCAAATATCGGggaacacaaaaaccaaaaatccaTCACCAAatcaattagaaaataaaacaaaaaattataacaaaggCCTACCTTCcataaaagaaaatgttaaaaaaaatatagcgaTACAGAAACATTTTACACAAAATGCACTGCAAAAAGAACAGTCCAAAACAAATAAGCATTTAGATAGCTCAATATTTGTTGTTGATGAATTTGAAGTAGGTGATAGCAAGCTGAGTCTAATGGATAGCAAAAGTAATGTGAGACACGCCAATACTCTTGAAGGTGTGGATGAACTAAATGACTTtagtgatgatgatgatcaaaAAGATGTTGTACATTCACCTAATATGCCAGctcttaaaatgaaaataaagtataaatttatacaaactGAAACAAagcttttaagaaaaatttttattggtcATGGTTTGTCGGAGGCAAAAGATGATGAAAATTTCAGCATCCTTTGGACGGGAATACACGTGAAACCGGATATATTAAGAAATCTTGCGCCTTATCAACGCGTCAATCATTTCCCAAG ATCCTACGAATTAACACGCAAAGatcgtttatataaaaatatcgaaaagaTGCAACATCTGCGAGGCATAAAACATTTTGACATCGTGCCGCAATCATTTATTCTGCCAATTGAATACAAGGAGTTAGTATCAGCTCACAATAAAAATCGCGGGCCGTGGATAGTAAAACCAGCTGCCTCTAGTCGAGGGcgcggtatttttattgttaataca CCAGATCAAATACCACAAGATGAGCAAGTGCTGGTTTGCAAGTACGTTTTAGATCCATTATGCATCGATGGTCATAAATGCGATTTACGTGTATATGTACTGGTGACATCATTTGAcccattaattatttatatatatgaggAAGGCTTGGTTCGATTAGCCACTGTAAAATATGATCGCGGTGCTGAAAATCTCTGGAACCCCTGTATGCATCTTTGTAACTATAGTATAAATAAGTACCATTCGGATTATATAAAGCCACGAGATGCTGAGGTAGAGGATGTTGGTCATAAGTGGACACTTTCCGCCCTCCTCCGGCATTTAAAGTCGCAAGGATGTAATACTCATCAACTTATGGCGAACATTGAAGATTTGATTATAAAATCGATATTTTCTTGTGCTCAAACTATTATATCAGCATGCCGGATGTTTGTTCCTAGTGGTAACAATTGTTTTGAACTATACGGATTTGATATCTTAATAGATGAAGGTCTTAAACCCTGGCTTTTAGAAGTTAATTTGTCGCCATCTATGGGTGTTGATAGCCCTTTGGACTCAAAAGTAAAAGCGTGTCTAATTACTGACCTCTTAACATGCGTTGGCATTCCAGCGTATACAATAGATATGCGCGCCCAGTATGACAACAGATGGACACGATTTCGTAACAGAAACTCTGCTCGAAGGCTGTTATTAGCGGACTCCAATGTTAGCGGCAGCGGCAACGGAGTACGACGTTTAGCTCCAACACAACAATCGCTGACAATGGAAGAACAGAGAATTGTGAGAAATGCTCGATTACAAAATGCTCGACGCGGTGGTTTTGTTCGAATTTTTCCTACTGATGATAGCATGCAACGTTATGGAAACTTCCTTGACATTTCTACAGGTATACCAATATCTACTCCTGTAGTACAAGGCCAAATGTCTTACTCAATGATTCTACCACATAATTATAACCAAGTactatttaatttcttatatgGCCCAGCTAATGGCAAAAAAGAAGGTAACTCTCCTATAGAAAGAATGTATCAATACGAACGCGCTCTGCCAGTTGGGACTATAGTTTTATTCAGTGGAACAGGTCTCAAATCAAAATGTATAGAAGAAGGTAAGCGTTTGCGCAAACAGATTCTGAGATTGATTGACAATGGTTCAGAATTAACACAACTTCAAGCGAGACAAACTTTTTCATTATACCTAGAAGCAATTTTACATCGGCTTTCACAGGAGCCAAGAGATttccatgaaaaaataattttaaaatttttaaatagggtAGGTGGGCCTGTTAAAACACCAGTATTTTTTCGTAATCCACAAAATTTTCGCGTTAACAGCAAAGCGCGATCGGCTATGGTAGCGAAACTATTAGGAGATTTTCTTGAGCAATATAACCGCGATACGGAAGCTTATGTGGATGCTTTTGATCATTTTGGTATGATACCCAGTAGTTTATTTAGCGATTTCTTATCTCAAGCCCAAGAGGGAGATTTTGAGGCTGTTCTATCACTCCATACAAATGTGACTGGAAACATGCCGTATTTATATAATAGACTCGGGTTATCTGTACCTCAAACACCTCCTATTCCATCAGGATTACAtggttttttaaaagctttgcCAGCTATGGTGCTTACTGGCTCAGTTGCAAGAGATTTTAACAAGTGTGATGGATATTACAAGAGCAACGAAAAGAATTTGCCTGCccttaaaagtgaaaaattgcCTGAAGTATCAACTAACAAAAAATTTCCTGGTAGGTAG